CAAGATGCGCACCTCAGTGATCGAGGCGCGTGGCATCTGCCGGAAATGCCCCTCATGATTCCTTTATGGAGCGGAATCGCAAACACCTGGGATTGCGACGAGATGGGGCATATGAATGTCCGCGTCTATGTCGAAAAGGCGATGGAGGGTCTCGGTAATTTTGCCGGCGCCGTCCGCATGCCACATGCCTTTCGCGCCAATGCGCCCTCAACCTTGATGGTGGCGGAGCATCACATTCGCTACATTCGCGAAGCCCATGCCGGCTATCCGCTGCGCATGCAAGGCTGCGTGCTCGAATGGGATGACACCAGCGCTTTGATCTATCAGGACATGCGCCATGGCGATGGACGCTCCGCCGCCGCGTTTCGCACGCGAGTTGTGCATGTCGAAGCCAAGACCGGAAAGCCGTTTCCGTGGAGCACCCGGACGAGAGCGCAGCTAGAGGCGCTGATCGATACACCACCGGAGGATACCAAGCCCCGCGGCCTTGATCCGGCAGCCGCCCCGACGCCTTCCAGCATGACGACCCTGGACGTCGTGCAGAAATGTGGTGCCCCAGAGATCGGGCGCGGCCTGTTCCTGCCGCGCGAGACCGATGTCTTTGGCCGGATCGCTGCGCCCTGGTTCATCGGCCGGATATCAGATTCAGTCCCGACCCTTCTGCATGACTGGCGCTCCAAGGTAGCTCAGTCACAGGAAGGCGCTCGCATGGGCGGGGCGGTGCTGGAATATCGCCTGATCTATCGCAAGTGGCCGCGCGCCGGTGATCGCTATGTCATCCATACCAGCCTGGCAGAGGTCGGCGAGAAAACCCATTCCCTGTGCCATTGGGCGCTCGATCCCGACACGGGCGATGCCTGGATCACAACGCAGGCCGTCGCCGTGACGTTTGATCTCGACAAGCGCAAGGTCATTCCGACGCCGGCCGGACAAATCAAGGAGCTGGAAAAGCTCGCACCGCGCGGGTTACGGCTTTAGGCCTCCTGGTAAAGTCGGAACGCCATTCAAAACTCGATCAAGTTCAGACGCTGGGCCTTCAGGACGGCTGTCGCGAGATTAGGCACCCGCAACTTGTCTTGCGCGTTTCGGATATGCCTGGAGACCATGGCGATGGTGATGTCCAGGCTGTGGGCGACGCCCTTGGTATTATACCCACTGGCAATCATGGTCAGGCAATCGAGTTCTCTTTGAGACAGTCCGACCCGCAGAATTTCGAGATTGATCAAGTGCGGATAAAGTTTCGTCTCATAGGCATCTATGACGGGTTGCACGCTCGGCGCTGCGTCATGCAGAAACGCAGACAATTCGTCCGCTGAGGCATCGCTGCTCATCAATACGGCGGACGAAAACATCAAGTCAGATTGAGATGAGCGGACCGGAAATCCGATGATGCCACTGGGTCTGAATTCCTCATCCAGCGCGTCATAATAATGTTGCTCAGCGCGCGAAAGGGAGATGTTGCGGGCTTTGTACCAGTTCGATCCCATCGCAAGTGGTTCCGTGCGCGGCATCAGAAATTCGCGATCTCCATGGAACTGAAAGGGGGGAGCACTGGAAAAGAACCGGGCAAGATTTGTCCGGACAGATTCCCTGTGATTGCTGAAGATCAGCGAAATCTGATCCATTGTCCGGCCATCCCGTGCGCCATTGGAGACGATCGTCATCACCGCCTCCAGAACCAGACAGTGCTTAAATCCAAGACGAAGCGTGAGGGCGGCAATGATGTCGAAACCTGCTTGCGCATCCGGCGCAGCCAAAACTTTTCTGACGAACGAGTTTGTTTCTTCTTTGGTCAGGCGTTGCAGTCCCATCAAGCTGTAGACTTTCGCACCTGTCAGAAAAGATCAAGCGCCTGACCGCCATGCGAATTCGCATATATAGAGCCCCGCTCCCGTCCTGAATATTTTCACCCATGCGGCATCATACAGTCACAGAGCGCTGGTGAAGCTCATATATTTCGACACTACTGGAATAGTTGAAGACATATTTTTATTGCTCATATCCCGGTATAAAATTTGAACTTGGAGACATCCGGGAAACGGCCAAGACTCGGTCAAATTCTCTATTGCACGGATCGCGCATGTCCCCGAAAACGCCTCTGAATTCCACGTCCAATTCGTCCTTGGCGACAGACCAAACGGTCGCGCACAGCTTTCCCAGTGAACTTGATCGCGAGATTGCCGCGAGACTGAAATTGGCCCGTGAGTCCCAAAATCTCAGCGCGGGCGAGACCGCGAAGCGAACCGGATTACCCCTCCATGTCTATGCCGAACTGGAGGCCGTCCAACGGCGCATTGATGCCTGGCATCTCAGCAAATTTGCCATCGCGTTTGATCTGCCCATTTCCTGGTTTTTCGGACAGACTGGCGCGGCAAGAGATCATCGCAGCACTGCACGGACAACAGGGTCAGGGGCCAAACGGTCGAGCGTGTCGAACAGCGATCAAAAGATTGATGAACTCAGGCAAAGACTGGATGACATCCGCGCTATGCGCAAACGCGTTTAAGGCGGTGTGCGTTTCGCGCGGCGATGCGTGCGCCTAGTCTTCGTGCTCGCGTTGTTGCGTCAAACTCACAGCCATCACCTGCCGCCCAAATGTCGTCGAGACACG
This DNA window, taken from Hyphomonas sp. Mor2, encodes the following:
- a CDS encoding acyl-ACP thioesterase encodes the protein MIPLWSGIANTWDCDEMGHMNVRVYVEKAMEGLGNFAGAVRMPHAFRANAPSTLMVAEHHIRYIREAHAGYPLRMQGCVLEWDDTSALIYQDMRHGDGRSAAAFRTRVVHVEAKTGKPFPWSTRTRAQLEALIDTPPEDTKPRGLDPAAAPTPSSMTTLDVVQKCGAPEIGRGLFLPRETDVFGRIAAPWFIGRISDSVPTLLHDWRSKVAQSQEGARMGGAVLEYRLIYRKWPRAGDRYVIHTSLAEVGEKTHSLCHWALDPDTGDAWITTQAVAVTFDLDKRKVIPTPAGQIKELEKLAPRGLRL
- a CDS encoding LuxR C-terminal-related transcriptional regulator, whose protein sequence is MTIVSNGARDGRTMDQISLIFSNHRESVRTNLARFFSSAPPFQFHGDREFLMPRTEPLAMGSNWYKARNISLSRAEQHYYDALDEEFRPSGIIGFPVRSSQSDLMFSSAVLMSSDASADELSAFLHDAAPSVQPVIDAYETKLYPHLINLEILRVGLSQRELDCLTMIASGYNTKGVAHSLDITIAMVSRHIRNAQDKLRVPNLATAVLKAQRLNLIEF
- a CDS encoding helix-turn-helix transcriptional regulator, whose amino-acid sequence is MSPKTPLNSTSNSSLATDQTVAHSFPSELDREIAARLKLARESQNLSAGETAKRTGLPLHVYAELEAVQRRIDAWHLSKFAIAFDLPISWFFGQTGAARDHRSTARTTGSGAKRSSVSNSDQKIDELRQRLDDIRAMRKRV